A single window of Solanum dulcamara chromosome 5, daSolDulc1.2, whole genome shotgun sequence DNA harbors:
- the LOC129890050 gene encoding 5-amino-6-(5-phospho-D-ribitylamino)uracil phosphatase, chloroplastic — MVESIGAMSLLGRVPVYGVNCSKDVSSKRKSIDVCRFPSADFLGRKLVCDSNLLRLRGDCVRFSSIRGQAMELTKEAYSYREDERISKDFRYRIETGVDRKPGKWPPTNKADNPALRNPLLRQERMGCGWLAAIFEWEGVLTEDNPDLEKQAWLALSQEEGKSPPPGFILKRIEGMKNEQAISEVLCWSRDPVQVKRMATRKEEIYQGLQGGIYSFRPGSQEFVNTLMHYKVPMALVSTRPRKYVENAIGTIGFEGIFSVIVGAEDVHRGKPDPEMFVYASQLLQYIPERCIVFGNSNQTVEAAHDAQMKCVAVASKHPVYELGAADLVVRHLDELSIVDLKNLAAVELTEFGSSEPELEMEEEDDPYPPSAVAVDDGFW; from the coding sequence ATGGTTGAATCAATTGGTGCAATGTCACTTTTAGGGAGGGTGCCAGTTTATGGAGTTAATTGTAGCAAAGATGTGTCGAGTAAAAGGAAGTCGATCGATGTATGTCGATTTCCTTCTGCTGATTTTCTTGGCAGAAAGCTTGTTTGTGATTCTAATTTACTGAGATTAAGAGGTGATTGTGTAAGGTTTTCTTCAATTAGAGGTCAGGCGATGGAATTGACCAAAGAGGCATATTCGTACAGAGAGGACGAGAGAATATCTAAAGATTTCCGTTATCGGATTGAGACTGGTGTGGATAGAAAGCCGGGGAAATGGCCACCAACGAATAAAGCTGACAATCCAGCTCTTCGTAATCCATTGCTTAGACAAGAGAGGATGGGTTGCGGATGGTTAGCAGCTATATTTGAATGGGAAGGTGTGTTAACTGAAGACAATCCAGATCTTGAGAAGCAGGCATGGTTAGCTCTGTCTCAGGAAGAAGGAAAATCACCTCCTCCAGGTTTTATTTTGAAGAGAATTGAAGGAATGAAGAATGAGCAAGCAATATCAGAAGTTCTCTGCTGGTCAAGAGATCCTGTACAAGTGAAGAGAATGGCTACTCGGAAGGAGGAGATTTATCAAGGGTTGCAGGGGGGAATTTATAGCTTCCGTCCTGGATCACAGGAGTTTGTCAATACCCTGATGCACTATAAGGTGCCAATGGCTTTAGTGTCTACACGCCCGAGAAAGTATGTCGAGAATGCAATTGGTACCATTGGCTTTGAAGGGATTTTTAGTGTCATTGTAGGTGCAGAGGATGTTCACAGAGGGAAGCCTGATCCGGAGATGTTTGTCTATGCATCACAGCTTCTACAATATATACCAGAGAGGTGTATTGTGTTCGGGAACTCAAATCAAACTGTGGAGGCTGCACATGACGCTCAGATGAAGTGTGTCGCTGTTGCCAGCAAACATCCAGTGTATGAGCTTGGTGCTGCTGACTTGGTTGTTAGGCACCTTGATGAGCTCTCAATCGTTGACCTAAAGAACCTTGCTGCTGTTGAGCTGACTGAATTTGGATCCAGTGAACCAGAGTTGGAGATGGAAGAAGAGGATGATCCTTATCCTCCATCTGCAGTGGCCGTTGATGATGGTTTCTGGTGA
- the LOC129890051 gene encoding uncharacterized protein LOC129890051, which produces MGKKSSRKNGVGKAPGSITLREELGGKKKQSHVNGKSMLKLEHIKNLATWASGEGSIPSLGAFFGQKLATSAESLGVPADPSLFTCQRCESILQAGYNCTARIEKNKRKSRKKRKTSGIPPKNSVVYECHFCSHRNLKRGTPRGYMKDLHPAKPKTSRVGPPKSANRKAKVDPTESAMQKSELLDTLVASIDKARVDPTDTAMRKSEQLDTLVASIDKAKDDPTESVMRKSEQLDTIVASFDKARVDTTESATQKSEQFDASGGSTDKDDKTDVIVSSEIVGDDPIASPATPLSKVAVTSLLDSKRRKRNRTGSKKKAEPQDGSSMTDAEKTVSTSSKRKKKSWTSLKEIAESQSSNSMKFNISVPFIL; this is translated from the exons ATGGGTAAGAAATCATCGAGAAAGAATGGAGTCGGTAAAGCACCTGGTTCAATTACATTAAGAGAAGAATTAGGTGGGAAGAAGAAACAAAGCCATGTTAATGGCAAATCGATGCTGAAATTGGAGCATATAAAGAATCTTGCTACCTGGGCTAGTGGCGAAGGTTCCATTCCTTCACTTGGTGCGTTCTTTGGCCAGAAATTAGCTACATCAGCTGAGTCTTTGGGTGTTCCTGCTGACCCTTCATTATTTACTTGTCAAAG GTGTGAATCTATCCTTCAGGCTGGCTATAATTGTACAGCGCGGAttgagaagaacaagagaaagtCACGGAAGAAACGCAAGACATCCGGTATTCCCCCAAAGAACTCAGTTGTATATGAGTGTCATTTCTGCTCACATCGGAATCTAAAGAGAGGAACCCCAAGAGGCTATATGAAAGACCTACATCCTGCCAAACCAAAAACTTCAAGAGTTGGCCCTCCTAAATCAGCAAACCGAAAGGCAAAAGTTGATCCTACTGAATCAGCAATGCAAAAATCTGAACTTTTGGACACGTTAGTGGCTAGTATCGATAAGGCAAGAGTTGATCCTACTGATACAGCAATGCGAAAGTCTGAACAGTTGGATACATTAGTGGCTAGCATCGATAAGGCAAAAGATGATCCTACTGAATCAGTAATGCGAAAGTCTGAACAGTTGGATACGATAGTGGCTAGTTTTGATAAGGCAAGAGTTGACACTACTGAATCAGCAACCCAAAAGTCTGAACAGTTCGATGCTTCAGGGGGAAGCACCGATAAAGATGATAAGACAGATGTAATAGTTTCATCTGAAATAGTTGGAGATGATCCTATAGCTAGTCCTGCAACTCCATTGTCAAAAGTTGCGGTTACTTCTTTGTTGGATTCaaagaggaggaaaagaaatagAACAGGGTCCAAGAAGAAAGCTGAACCTCAGGATGGTTCATCCATGACAGATGCTGAGAAGACTGTCTCAACATCCAGtaagaggaagaagaagtcTTGGACTAGTTTGAAGGAAATTGCTGAAAGTCAGAGTAGCAATAGCATGAAGTTCAACATATCTGTTCCATTTATTCTTTAA
- the LOC129890053 gene encoding uncharacterized protein LOC129890053 isoform X2 — protein sequence MGNRRNAVMAVSDDEDVVPLSSRVTRASRNGEDKANQRKRKKVRLDEEEEEEEEANDEDESRDKRRKRRKVHENEENEEEEEEEERGRGKRIKKLKKVEEEEEEPEPVAKEEEEEQLEDAKPIGEVIRVTGKGKGRRNHYESFEYDGNRYELDITQTKDGNMMVTGQWFYRPEEALKRAGGSWQSRDTRELFYSFHRDEVPAESVMHKCVVHFVPLNKEIPRRKEHPGFIVQKVYDTEQRRLFKLTDKDYEDTKQHEIDLLVQKTIARVGHLPDLETEDNSAALVSQEDQLKSKRLLRKKSMISLDVTRDDEAPSRSGQPRAETPGSCANNASEYFIILSNFKVLTGETQRDKWLEKLLQSIQYFCNPVDNTQNDGKEKGGSDAADLTGNTDSAKPMNESLDNGADGDVFRWPDSAVPAVVSLEKAAHEALSSDFQKYNQKMRQLTFNLKNTSLLARRLLKGELDPSQILNMSPNELKEALTAEELASREPEEPEPIQMTDARCKRCTEKKVRLMEIIQAGHGDRYSLECIACGNTWYASRDEAASLTIDGPNFAKSVGTEPLATAKFEDVEKNLTSPRRADKGANDLLKKTTEAYMPSLDSQRSFNKSKPDDNTTTSNAD from the exons ATGGGAAACCGGAGGAATGCGGTGATGGCGGTAAGCGACGACGAGGACGTCGTGCCGCTGTCATCGCGTGTGACACGCGCCTCTAGAAACGGCGAAGATAAAGCGAATCAGAGGAAGCGTAAGAAAGTGAGGCTtgacgaggaagaagaagaagaagaggaagcgAACGATGAGGATGAAAGTAGAGATAAGAGGAGGAAGAGAAGGAAAGTGCACGAAAatgaggagaacgaggaggaggaggaggaggaggagagagGAAGGGGGAAGAGGATTAAGAAACTGAAGaaagttgaagaagaagaggaagaacccGAACCGGTTGCaaaggaggaggaagaagaacaGCTGGAAGATGCTAAGCCTATTGGTGAGGTTATTAGGGTTACTGGAAAAGGAAAAGGGAGGAGAAACCATTACGAGTCGTTCGAGTACGATGGAAATCGCTACGAACTT GATATTACTCAGACCAAGGATGGGAACATGATGGTCACAGGACAGTGGTTTTACCGACCTGAGGAAGCATTAAAAAGAGCTGGTGGAAGTTGGCAATCACGAGACACGAGGGAATTGTTCTATAGTTTTCACCGAGATGAGGTCCCGGCGGAGTCGGTCATGCACAAGTGTGTGGTGCACTTCGTACCGTTAAACAAGGAGATTCCAAGACGGAAAGAGCATCCTGGTTTTATTGTTCAGAAGGTATATGACACTGAACAGAGGAGGCTTTTCAAGTTGACAGATAAGGATTATGAAGATACCAAACAGCATGAGATTGATCTGCTTGTTCAGAAGACTATAGCACGAGTTGGCCATCTTCCTGACCTTGAAACTGAGGATAATTCTGCAGCTCTTGTTAGTCAGGAAGACCAATTGAAGAGTAAACGACTTTTGAGGAAGAAGAGCATGATATCTTTGGATGTCACCAGAGATGATGAAGCACCATCTAGGTCAGGTCAGCCTAGAGCTGAAACTCCAGGCAGTTGTGCCAATAATGCATCAGaatacttcatcatcctttcaAACTTCAAAGTCCTGACGGGTGAAACACAGCGTGACAAATGGCTGGAAAAACTGCTGCAATCAATTCAGTATTTTTGCAATCCTGTGGATAATACACAAAATGATGGTAAGGAAAAAGGGGGCTCAGATGCTGCTGATCTTACTGGTAACACTGATTCTGCAAAACCCATGAATGAGTCTCTAGACAACGGTGCTGAT GGTGATGTGTTTCGATGGCCAGACAGTGCTGTCCCTGCTGTAGTCTCTCTAGAGAAAGCTGCACATGAGGCCCTCTCATCTGATTTTCAGAAGTACAATCAGAAGATGAGGCAGTTAACATTCAATCTTAAG AACACCTCACTCTTAGCACGCCGTCTTTTGAAAGGGGAGTTGGATCCCTCTCAGATACTGAACATGTCCCCGAATGAGCTAAAG GAAGCTCTAACAGCAGAAGAGTTAGCAAGCAGGGAGCCCGAGGAGCCAGAGCCGATACAG ATGACTGATGCTCGTTGCAAAAGATGCACAGAGAAAAAAGTGCGGCTCATGGAGATTATTCAGGCTGGACATGGAGATCGTTACTCG CTGGAGTGTATTGCTTGTGGCAATACTTGGTATGCTTCTAGGGACGAAGCTGCTAGCCTCACAATCGATGGGCCAAATTTTGCAAAGAGCGTTGGAACAGAACCGTTGGCCACTGCTAAGTTTGAAGATGTTGAGAAGAATTTAACGAGTCCACGAAGAGCTGATAAAGGAGCTAATGACCTTCTAAAGAAAACAACAGAAGCTTACATGCCATCTCTAGATAGCCAGAGATCATTCAACAAGAGCAAGCCTGACGACAATACTACCACCAGCAATGCCGACTGA
- the LOC129890053 gene encoding uncharacterized protein LOC129890053 isoform X1 has translation MGNRRNAVMAVSDDEDVVPLSSRVTRASRNGEDKANQRKRKKVRLDEEEEEEEEANDEDESRDKRRKRRKVHENEENEEEEEEEERGRGKRIKKLKKVEEEEEEPEPVAKEEEEEQLEDAKPIGEVIRVTGKGKGRRNHYESFEYDGNRYELEDPVLLVPEGKSQKPYVAIIKDITQTKDGNMMVTGQWFYRPEEALKRAGGSWQSRDTRELFYSFHRDEVPAESVMHKCVVHFVPLNKEIPRRKEHPGFIVQKVYDTEQRRLFKLTDKDYEDTKQHEIDLLVQKTIARVGHLPDLETEDNSAALVSQEDQLKSKRLLRKKSMISLDVTRDDEAPSRSGQPRAETPGSCANNASEYFIILSNFKVLTGETQRDKWLEKLLQSIQYFCNPVDNTQNDGKEKGGSDAADLTGNTDSAKPMNESLDNGADGDVFRWPDSAVPAVVSLEKAAHEALSSDFQKYNQKMRQLTFNLKNTSLLARRLLKGELDPSQILNMSPNELKEALTAEELASREPEEPEPIQMTDARCKRCTEKKVRLMEIIQAGHGDRYSLECIACGNTWYASRDEAASLTIDGPNFAKSVGTEPLATAKFEDVEKNLTSPRRADKGANDLLKKTTEAYMPSLDSQRSFNKSKPDDNTTTSNAD, from the exons ATGGGAAACCGGAGGAATGCGGTGATGGCGGTAAGCGACGACGAGGACGTCGTGCCGCTGTCATCGCGTGTGACACGCGCCTCTAGAAACGGCGAAGATAAAGCGAATCAGAGGAAGCGTAAGAAAGTGAGGCTtgacgaggaagaagaagaagaagaggaagcgAACGATGAGGATGAAAGTAGAGATAAGAGGAGGAAGAGAAGGAAAGTGCACGAAAatgaggagaacgaggaggaggaggaggaggaggagagagGAAGGGGGAAGAGGATTAAGAAACTGAAGaaagttgaagaagaagaggaagaacccGAACCGGTTGCaaaggaggaggaagaagaacaGCTGGAAGATGCTAAGCCTATTGGTGAGGTTATTAGGGTTACTGGAAAAGGAAAAGGGAGGAGAAACCATTACGAGTCGTTCGAGTACGATGGAAATCGCTACGAACTT GAGGATCCCGTGCTCTTGGTTCCAGAAGGAAAAAGTCAGAAGCCTTATGTGGCAATTATCAAG GATATTACTCAGACCAAGGATGGGAACATGATGGTCACAGGACAGTGGTTTTACCGACCTGAGGAAGCATTAAAAAGAGCTGGTGGAAGTTGGCAATCACGAGACACGAGGGAATTGTTCTATAGTTTTCACCGAGATGAGGTCCCGGCGGAGTCGGTCATGCACAAGTGTGTGGTGCACTTCGTACCGTTAAACAAGGAGATTCCAAGACGGAAAGAGCATCCTGGTTTTATTGTTCAGAAGGTATATGACACTGAACAGAGGAGGCTTTTCAAGTTGACAGATAAGGATTATGAAGATACCAAACAGCATGAGATTGATCTGCTTGTTCAGAAGACTATAGCACGAGTTGGCCATCTTCCTGACCTTGAAACTGAGGATAATTCTGCAGCTCTTGTTAGTCAGGAAGACCAATTGAAGAGTAAACGACTTTTGAGGAAGAAGAGCATGATATCTTTGGATGTCACCAGAGATGATGAAGCACCATCTAGGTCAGGTCAGCCTAGAGCTGAAACTCCAGGCAGTTGTGCCAATAATGCATCAGaatacttcatcatcctttcaAACTTCAAAGTCCTGACGGGTGAAACACAGCGTGACAAATGGCTGGAAAAACTGCTGCAATCAATTCAGTATTTTTGCAATCCTGTGGATAATACACAAAATGATGGTAAGGAAAAAGGGGGCTCAGATGCTGCTGATCTTACTGGTAACACTGATTCTGCAAAACCCATGAATGAGTCTCTAGACAACGGTGCTGAT GGTGATGTGTTTCGATGGCCAGACAGTGCTGTCCCTGCTGTAGTCTCTCTAGAGAAAGCTGCACATGAGGCCCTCTCATCTGATTTTCAGAAGTACAATCAGAAGATGAGGCAGTTAACATTCAATCTTAAG AACACCTCACTCTTAGCACGCCGTCTTTTGAAAGGGGAGTTGGATCCCTCTCAGATACTGAACATGTCCCCGAATGAGCTAAAG GAAGCTCTAACAGCAGAAGAGTTAGCAAGCAGGGAGCCCGAGGAGCCAGAGCCGATACAG ATGACTGATGCTCGTTGCAAAAGATGCACAGAGAAAAAAGTGCGGCTCATGGAGATTATTCAGGCTGGACATGGAGATCGTTACTCG CTGGAGTGTATTGCTTGTGGCAATACTTGGTATGCTTCTAGGGACGAAGCTGCTAGCCTCACAATCGATGGGCCAAATTTTGCAAAGAGCGTTGGAACAGAACCGTTGGCCACTGCTAAGTTTGAAGATGTTGAGAAGAATTTAACGAGTCCACGAAGAGCTGATAAAGGAGCTAATGACCTTCTAAAGAAAACAACAGAAGCTTACATGCCATCTCTAGATAGCCAGAGATCATTCAACAAGAGCAAGCCTGACGACAATACTACCACCAGCAATGCCGACTGA